A genomic segment from Patescibacteria group bacterium encodes:
- a CDS encoding V-type ATP synthase subunit A, whose protein sequence is MLQIWPIRQARPIKEKLIPTEPLTTGQRVIDAFFPVVKGGTACVPGPFGAGKCVDGETPVILVNGSREKIKNIFKRHHGRGRTTKKVNEEYTVLDKPFEILSYDDGRFIKKPVKSVYKGKSEKMLKITTRTGREMTITPIHKLFKVSENLEPEETQAQFLNEGNYLITPRYLDIELKPQIIDYLKIFSSERIADHRNLKTINLLIKKLKLKMGSLNKVSEKLSISYAVITEYWNSRNKPTVAFAKKLFGEFDKNLKPKEIKGEHQSHATKLPEKMNKAFAEFIGLILGDGAIKQNSIRFYNNDASLRKRFANLAKMLFGLETKETKVNTVMAMIVESSVLAKLLKSLGIPEYQKSRTCKALEIIQKSPDEIIAKFVGAYFACDGYVGNHDLEICTSSKEMQSDLAYLLTRLGVIVKLREGKVRDFVRFRIFISGREEVEKFYRQCKLGHYIKFDKIKEYLNETKKGYTNLDIVPISTRLINALYEKAGRPYASLKKLGIEITNYTRNKELMSKGIFRAFVQALSIKKFQKFTTNHLEHIFYDKIVKIETVDKPQTVYDIEVEDTHNFVGGNSPSIFHNTVVQHQIAKWADADVVVFIGCGERGNEMTDVLQEFPELKDPRSGEPLMKRTVLIANTSNMPVAAREASVYTGITIAEYFRDMGYKVVLTADSTSRWAEAMREISGRLEEMPGEEGYPAYLGSRTAAFYERAGEVVCLGNEGRKGSLTVIGAVSPPGGDLSEPVTQNTLRVTKVFWGLDAQLAYKRHFPAINWLSSYSLYLNSVNDYMREKAGQDWPEMRVGAMGILQKEEELQSIVQLVGIDALSAKEQLVLNTAQSIREDFLHQNAFDEIDTFTSCKKMYWMLKAILIFHEQATAELESGKKLSEVMDKAKEIKIEIGKAKMVKEDKIGELEKLVEKIKGEVK, encoded by the coding sequence ATGCTACAAATTTGGCCAATTAGACAGGCAAGGCCAATTAAAGAGAAACTGATTCCAACTGAACCCTTGACTACGGGCCAGCGAGTGATTGATGCGTTTTTCCCGGTTGTTAAGGGCGGAACTGCTTGCGTGCCTGGTCCTTTTGGCGCGGGAAAGTGTGTTGACGGCGAGACGCCAGTGATTTTAGTAAATGGTTCAAGAGAAAAAATCAAAAATATTTTTAAAAGACATCATGGGAGGGGACGAACTACAAAAAAAGTTAATGAGGAATATACTGTTTTAGACAAACCATTTGAGATTTTAAGTTATGATGATGGTCGATTCATTAAAAAACCGGTAAAAAGTGTGTACAAGGGCAAAAGCGAAAAAATGCTTAAAATTACTACCCGCACTGGCCGAGAAATGACTATAACACCAATTCATAAATTGTTTAAAGTAAGTGAAAATCTTGAGCCCGAGGAAACTCAAGCGCAATTTCTTAATGAAGGTAATTATCTTATCACACCGCGTTATTTAGATATTGAGCTAAAACCACAAATCATTGACTATTTGAAAATCTTTAGTTCTGAAAGAATTGCTGATCATAGAAATTTAAAAACAATAAACTTACTCATTAAGAAATTAAAACTAAAAATGGGTTCACTGAATAAAGTCAGTGAAAAATTGAGTATATCTTATGCGGTTATAACCGAATATTGGAACAGCAGAAATAAACCTACCGTTGCTTTTGCCAAGAAGCTATTTGGAGAATTTGATAAAAATCTGAAACCTAAAGAAATCAAAGGAGAACATCAAAGTCATGCTACCAAATTACCTGAAAAGATGAATAAAGCGTTTGCTGAGTTTATTGGTTTAATTTTGGGTGATGGGGCGATTAAACAAAATTCGATTAGATTTTATAACAATGATGCGAGCTTAAGAAAAAGATTTGCCAACTTGGCTAAAATGTTATTTGGGCTCGAAACAAAAGAAACAAAGGTGAATACTGTAATGGCGATGATCGTTGAGAGTTCGGTTTTAGCAAAATTGCTGAAATCTCTGGGTATTCCGGAATATCAAAAATCTAGAACCTGCAAAGCCCTAGAAATCATTCAAAAATCCCCTGATGAAATAATAGCTAAATTTGTTGGCGCATATTTTGCTTGTGACGGATATGTTGGCAATCATGATTTAGAAATTTGCACTTCGAGCAAAGAAATGCAATCGGATTTGGCTTACCTCCTCACTCGATTGGGAGTTATTGTTAAACTGAGAGAAGGCAAAGTTAGGGACTTTGTTAGATTTAGAATTTTTATTTCGGGCCGAGAAGAAGTTGAAAAATTTTACAGGCAGTGTAAACTTGGGCACTATATTAAATTTGATAAAATTAAAGAGTATTTAAATGAAACCAAGAAGGGCTACACAAATCTTGATATTGTTCCAATTAGCACTCGTTTAATAAATGCCTTGTACGAAAAAGCTGGGCGACCATATGCCAGTTTGAAAAAACTGGGCATTGAAATAACTAATTATACCAGAAATAAAGAGCTAATGAGTAAAGGAATTTTTAGAGCTTTTGTCCAGGCTTTGAGTATTAAAAAATTTCAGAAATTCACAACTAATCATTTGGAACATATTTTCTATGACAAAATTGTTAAAATTGAAACTGTAGACAAACCCCAAACTGTTTATGACATTGAGGTTGAAGATACGCATAACTTTGTCGGTGGAAACTCACCGTCTATTTTCCATAACACGGTTGTCCAACATCAAATCGCAAAATGGGCAGACGCGGATGTTGTGGTTTTTATTGGCTGCGGCGAGCGCGGAAACGAGATGACTGATGTATTGCAGGAATTTCCAGAATTAAAAGATCCGCGAAGCGGCGAGCCATTGATGAAACGAACTGTTTTGATTGCCAACACTTCCAACATGCCGGTGGCGGCCAGAGAAGCCAGCGTTTATACGGGAATTACCATTGCGGAATATTTTAGGGATATGGGATATAAAGTAGTGCTGACCGCGGACTCGACTTCCAGATGGGCGGAAGCCATGCGGGAAATTTCCGGACGGCTGGAAGAAATGCCCGGAGAAGAGGGCTATCCGGCTTATCTTGGAAGCCGGACCGCGGCGTTTTATGAACGGGCAGGGGAAGTGGTTTGTTTAGGGAATGAGGGCAGAAAAGGTTCTCTTACGGTTATTGGCGCGGTGTCCCCTCCCGGGGGTGACTTGTCTGAACCTGTGACACAGAACACGCTTCGGGTAACAAAAGTTTTTTGGGGATTGGACGCGCAGTTAGCTTATAAACGGCATTTTCCAGCTATCAATTGGCTAAGCTCTTATTCATTATATTTAAATTCTGTAAATGATTATATGCGCGAAAAGGCCGGGCAGGATTGGCCGGAAATGAGAGTGGGGGCAATGGGTATCTTGCAGAAAGAAGAAGAATTGCAATCTATTGTCCAGTTAGTTGGCATTGACGCGCTTTCCGCGAAAGAACAATTGGTTTTAAATACCGCGCAATCTATCCGCGAAGATTTTCTGCACCAAAACGCTTTTGATGAGATTGATACTTTTACCAGTTGTAAAAAAATGTACTGGATGCTGAAGGCGATTTTGATTTTTCATGAGCAGGCGACAGCCGAGCTTGAATCCGGTAAAAAACT
- a CDS encoding V-type ATP synthase subunit F (produces ATP from ADP in the presence of a proton gradient across the membrane; the F subunit is part of the catalytic core of the ATP synthase complex): MRIAILGNQDSILGFKALGLDCFGVYTQEEAEKKVDEIYEKKGCGILFITEDWMEKLKIKLDDLKNTALPAVIAIPGVRGATGEGERELKNIVEQAVGSDILFNE; the protein is encoded by the coding sequence ATGAGAATTGCTATTTTAGGTAATCAAGATTCAATTTTGGGATTTAAGGCACTCGGCCTTGACTGTTTTGGTGTTTACACGCAGGAAGAGGCCGAGAAAAAGGTTGATGAGATTTATGAAAAAAAGGGATGCGGTATATTATTTATTACTGAAGATTGGATGGAAAAATTAAAAATTAAATTAGATGATCTGAAAAATACCGCTTTGCCGGCGGTAATCGCGATACCGGGAGTTCGAGGAGCAACTGGCGAGGGTGAGCGTGAATTGAAGAATATCGTTGAGCAAGCAGTCGGCTCGGATATTTTGTTTAATGAATGA
- a CDS encoding V-type ATPase subunit: MPYLTATGQIRVLEKKLLDATDIERMVDAKNTEQAFKVFSDTDLADNLLDVKMEEYGKALDDDLGQTKKFLEKATPNKDLVRLLFLEQDFHNIKLLLKQRYFELDLTGDLSNVGTIKADDLKAYVLNKENRNKKLETRDTDNADVSEIIDKMVTEFDMKKNDSNNPLSPSEIDLKLDKEYFELSLSLAKEIKNDFILDFTRRQIDVVNIRSLLRVKNLKTPSTDSGSRLRLEDLLVDGGQIELKKLSSFLEKDVDELTAFLKGYLTRSQEKFLQEYSEKKNLWQLEKGFDDLETDYIKHTKWMSYGSEIIFGYWYAKKNAARNVRLIMTGKLNNIPADEIKQRVRDIF; this comes from the coding sequence ATGCCATATCTAACCGCCACGGGCCAAATCCGGGTCCTGGAAAAAAAATTATTAGACGCAACAGACATTGAACGGATGGTTGATGCTAAAAACACTGAACAAGCGTTTAAGGTTTTTAGTGATACGGATTTGGCTGATAATTTGTTGGATGTAAAAATGGAAGAATATGGGAAGGCATTGGATGATGATTTGGGGCAAACCAAGAAATTTTTAGAAAAAGCCACGCCAAACAAAGATTTGGTAAGACTCTTGTTTTTGGAACAGGATTTTCATAATATTAAATTACTCTTAAAGCAGAGATATTTCGAGTTAGATTTGACTGGGGATTTATCAAATGTGGGAACCATAAAAGCTGATGATTTGAAGGCGTATGTTTTGAATAAAGAAAATAGAAACAAGAAACTAGAAACTAGGGATACGGATAACGCCGATGTCTCGGAGATTATTGATAAAATGGTTACTGAATTTGATATGAAGAAAAATGATTCTAATAATCCCCTATCCCCGAGTGAGATTGACTTGAAATTGGATAAAGAATATTTTGAGTTGAGCTTGAGCTTGGCTAAAGAAATTAAAAACGATTTTATTTTGGATTTTACCAGGAGGCAGATTGATGTTGTGAATATTAGGAGTTTGTTGAGGGTTAAAAATTTAAAAACCCCTTCGACGGATTCAGGGTCTCGGCTTCGCCTCGAAGATTTACTGGTTGATGGCGGACAAATTGAATTGAAAAAGTTGAGCTCGTTTTTGGAAAAAGATGTTGATGAGTTAACCGCTTTTTTAAAAGGTTATCTGACGAGAAGCCAGGAAAAATTTTTGCAGGAATATAGCGAGAAAAAAAATCTTTGGCAATTAGAAAAAGGGTTTGATGATTTAGAAACAGATTACATAAAGCACACGAAGTGGATGAGTTATGGCTCGGAAATAATTTTTGGATATTGGTACGCGAAGAAAAACGCAGCCAGAAATGTGAGGTTAATTATGACGGGGAAGCTGAATAACATTCCTGCTGATGAAATAAAGCAGAGAGTAAGAGATATATTTTAA